In the Geobacter sp. FeAm09 genome, one interval contains:
- a CDS encoding helix-turn-helix transcriptional regulator, translating to MPGRNHRGPALIFSKPEGDQCRLFWLPNLGARMETDRIVREQERRLITGRSKVSWWRDEQAGRVPKRVQIGPGAVGWRLSELLCWLQSLQTVDQPLPVAVPGEGKRRGRPCKVPSRVAMEV from the coding sequence ATGCCCGGCCGGAATCATCGTGGGCCTGCGTTGATCTTCTCCAAACCGGAGGGGGATCAGTGCAGGCTTTTTTGGTTACCTAATCTTGGAGCACGCATGGAAACAGATCGCATTGTAAGGGAACAGGAACGCAGACTGATAACAGGCCGCAGTAAGGTGAGTTGGTGGCGGGACGAGCAGGCAGGCCGAGTGCCCAAAAGGGTCCAAATCGGCCCCGGCGCTGTCGGTTGGAGATTGTCGGAACTGCTTTGCTGGCTACAGTCTCTCCAAACGGTTGACCAACCTTTGCCGGTAGCCGTACCGGGCGAAGGCAAACGACGGGGGCGGCCTTGCAAGGTGCCGTCCAGGGTAGCCATGGAGGTGTAA
- a CDS encoding AAA family ATPase — protein MSSPPIPINPETNRKFKATYLDTLKVDELRKLVRGNGWKGTGAIQAKKSDLVHFLMTGERPEYRVSTQPPPSRTKAATAPRPASPTQGMTTHQARPRLLVPLAEIMKEPLQARPLIGNLIRQDTTGVLFGPSGSGKTFIGVDLACSVATGSTWAGHQCQQGAVLYLWGEAHSGQHQRFSAWQHDRELDPCNQITVTSHPMPLNPATTEDLIEAAHAFQAQCGRPIRLIVVDTLARHIEGDENAAHIVQGWTNQVDALRRAFPGSSAIIIHHTGNDTSRMRGSSALFAAMDFVMRCHDGYLSFGKMKDGRRPAQLKFELSEVELGADDNGEIVTSCVPEYDTTKNPESTGTDLDAKAVLAGQTLGHLGVKATDREWQAAFVKAYTQRKGKKTDSDTIRKYFRTARASLIESGHVTDEKGSRMLTSKGIAAFLKTDDQRKNPD, from the coding sequence ATGAGCAGCCCTCCAATTCCAATCAATCCCGAGACGAACCGTAAATTCAAAGCCACCTATCTGGACACGTTGAAGGTGGACGAGCTGCGGAAACTGGTGCGGGGCAATGGCTGGAAAGGCACAGGAGCGATCCAGGCCAAAAAATCTGACCTTGTGCACTTCCTCATGACTGGCGAGCGGCCTGAATATCGTGTTAGCACGCAACCACCTCCGAGCCGGACGAAGGCGGCCACCGCCCCACGGCCAGCCAGCCCTACACAAGGCATGACCACCCACCAGGCCCGCCCACGATTATTAGTGCCTCTTGCAGAGATTATGAAGGAGCCACTTCAAGCCCGGCCGCTGATCGGGAACCTGATCCGGCAGGACACCACCGGCGTATTGTTCGGTCCTTCTGGATCGGGTAAAACCTTCATCGGTGTTGATTTGGCATGTTCTGTCGCAACAGGCAGCACATGGGCCGGGCACCAATGCCAGCAGGGTGCCGTGCTGTATCTGTGGGGAGAAGCACATTCCGGCCAGCATCAGAGGTTTTCCGCTTGGCAGCATGATCGAGAGCTTGACCCTTGCAACCAAATCACAGTCACAAGTCACCCGATGCCACTGAACCCAGCAACAACGGAAGACCTCATAGAGGCGGCCCATGCGTTTCAAGCCCAATGCGGCCGACCTATTCGACTGATCGTTGTTGACACACTCGCCCGGCATATTGAAGGTGACGAGAACGCAGCCCATATTGTGCAGGGATGGACCAACCAGGTTGACGCCCTCCGGCGCGCTTTTCCGGGCAGCAGCGCCATAATCATTCACCACACCGGAAACGATACGTCACGTATGCGCGGGTCGTCGGCCCTGTTTGCTGCAATGGATTTTGTGATGCGCTGCCATGACGGGTACCTTAGTTTCGGCAAAATGAAGGACGGTCGTCGGCCCGCGCAGCTCAAGTTTGAACTGTCAGAGGTAGAGCTTGGGGCAGACGACAACGGGGAGATCGTAACATCGTGTGTTCCAGAATATGACACGACAAAAAATCCAGAATCTACGGGCACAGACCTTGACGCCAAAGCAGTCCTTGCCGGGCAGACTCTGGGACATCTTGGCGTTAAGGCCACTGATCGGGAGTGGCAGGCCGCTTTCGTCAAAGCCTATACACAACGGAAGGGCAAAAAAACGGATTCCGACACAATCCGTAAATATTTTCGTACCGCTCGCGCCTCATTAATAGAATCCGGACATGTTACCGATGAAAAGGGCTCACGAATGCTTACCAGTAAAGGGATTG